From the Marinitoga sp. 38H-ov genome, one window contains:
- a CDS encoding flagellin gives MRIYHNMEAMNAWRTLTNVKSDMGKSLEKLSSGLRINRAADDAAGLAISEKMRNQIKGLDTAVRNSQDAISMIQTAEGGLDEIHSILKRMRELAVQATSDTNTDADRVQLQNEFTELRDEINRIAKTTQFNTKNLLDGSLKETRSADVKLVSPGSAHFEVDTTFGTNGVGHTITQDANVIIEVGQLNGSATSGIDVKLTIVTAGGSNSVTTLASNGSAVIGVGGGSIKIKWDTNQIADINDFGGTLASGTKVDGGAVVVYGKVSSGDSGVNPLNFHIGANEGQVISMGFESMKADDLGITTGISVDTSSDAEFAISAIDAAVYRVSAFRAKLGAAQNRLEHTIKNLGVASENLTAAESRIRDADMAKVMADFTKQQILMQSGTAMLSQSNQLPQQVLQLLR, from the coding sequence ATGAGGATATATCATAATATGGAGGCTATGAATGCCTGGAGAACACTTACAAATGTAAAGTCTGATATGGGAAAGTCTTTGGAAAAATTGTCCTCTGGTTTAAGAATTAACAGAGCAGCTGACGATGCAGCAGGTTTGGCTATTTCTGAAAAAATGAGAAACCAAATTAAAGGTTTAGACACTGCTGTTAGAAATTCCCAAGATGCTATTTCCATGATTCAAACTGCTGAAGGTGGATTAGACGAAATCCACTCAATCTTAAAACGTATGAGAGAATTAGCTGTACAAGCTACATCTGATACAAATACAGATGCTGATAGAGTTCAATTACAAAACGAATTTACTGAATTAAGAGATGAAATTAATAGAATAGCCAAAACAACTCAATTTAACACTAAAAACTTATTAGATGGTTCTTTAAAAGAAACTAGAAGTGCTGATGTTAAATTAGTATCTCCAGGTTCCGCTCATTTTGAGGTTGATACAACATTTGGAACTAACGGTGTTGGTCATACTATTACACAAGATGCTAATGTTATTATTGAAGTAGGACAATTGAATGGTTCTGCTACATCTGGAATTGATGTTAAGTTAACAATTGTAACAGCCGGCGGAAGCAACAGCGTTACAACTCTTGCATCAAATGGTTCTGCAGTTATAGGTGTTGGTGGTGGATCTATTAAAATCAAATGGGATACTAATCAAATTGCCGATATAAACGATTTTGGCGGAACATTAGCATCAGGTACAAAAGTTGATGGTGGTGCTGTTGTTGTATATGGTAAAGTAAGCTCTGGAGATTCTGGAGTTAATCCATTGAATTTCCATATTGGTGCTAATGAAGGTCAAGTTATTTCTATGGGCTTTGAAAGTATGAAAGCTGATGATTTAGGTATTACTACTGGAATAAGTGTAGATACCTCATCTGATGCTGAATTTGCCATTAGTGCTATAGATGCTGCTGTATATAGAGTATCTGCATTTAGAGCAAAACTTGGTGCTGCTCAAAATAGGCTTGAACATACTATTAAGAACTTAGGTGTAGCCTCTGAAAACTTAACAGCTGCTGAATCACGTATTAGAGATGCTGATATGGCAAAAGTTATGGCTGACTTTACAAAACAACAAATTCTAATGCAATCTGGTACAGCTATGTTGTCTCAATCTAACCAACTACCTCAACAAGTTTTACAATTACTTAGATAA
- the secF gene encoding protein translocase subunit SecF, with protein sequence MFDFVGKRKMFILLSLLLIITSLIFVFTKGFNLGVDFAGGTEFVISSDKEVGVDEVRDILSSIKSDYATAKIAKLKNLNVENTELYQYLVVLKESLSGSTSLKEELINNMKEKFSEKGVKIEFLEFNDVSGYAAEEIKSFAWYAVIISLILLLAYITLRFKFSFGVGAILALAHDILITMGFYSMFSIEINVAAIAAFLTLAGYSLNDTIVVYDKIRENMKKFRGKKSIEEIVNISINEVIVRSLNTSITTFLVVLPILIWGGKAIAPFAFGLAVGVVVGTYSSLYIASPIVIGWLKKTKI encoded by the coding sequence ATGTTTGATTTTGTTGGAAAAAGAAAAATGTTTATACTATTATCATTATTATTAATAATTACAAGTTTAATTTTTGTTTTTACTAAAGGATTTAATTTAGGAGTGGATTTTGCAGGAGGAACTGAATTTGTTATATCATCAGATAAAGAAGTAGGAGTAGATGAAGTAAGAGATATATTAAGTTCTATTAAATCAGATTACGCTACAGCTAAAATTGCAAAATTAAAAAATCTAAATGTTGAAAATACAGAGTTATATCAATATTTAGTTGTTTTGAAAGAATCATTATCAGGATCAACATCTTTAAAAGAAGAATTAATTAATAATATGAAAGAAAAATTTTCAGAAAAAGGTGTTAAAATTGAATTTTTGGAATTTAATGATGTATCAGGATATGCTGCTGAAGAAATAAAATCATTTGCTTGGTACGCTGTTATTATTTCTTTAATTTTATTACTTGCATATATTACATTAAGATTTAAGTTTTCATTTGGAGTTGGTGCTATTTTAGCTTTAGCTCATGATATTTTGATTACTATGGGATTTTATTCAATGTTTAGTATTGAGATTAATGTGGCAGCAATAGCAGCATTTTTAACTTTAGCGGGTTATTCATTAAATGATACTATTGTTGTATATGATAAGATAAGGGAAAATATGAAGAAATTTAGAGGTAAAAAAAGCATTGAAGAAATTGTAAATATTAGTATTAATGAAGTTATTGTTAGATCATTAAATACATCTATAACAACATTTTTAGTAGTTCTCCCTATATTAATTTGGGGTGGTAAAGCAATTGCTCCATTTGCATTTGGTTTAGCAGTGGGTGTTGTAGTAGGTACATATTCATCATTGTATATAGCAAGTCCTATTGTTATAGGTTGGTTGAAAAAAACAAAAATATAA
- the secD gene encoding protein translocase subunit SecD, with amino-acid sequence MKAHRVRVIISVLVILTALFMFFWPSNENVENTGVLKYLSNIKLGLDIQGGSMLEYDMKLDEGTDPNEIIDNVILVLRKRLDAAGYTEAVVTKVVSGNKIRVRVEIPGITDIETAEKLIGSRGKLYFAEVVEVQTSDTKPNVSRNKYVVINGKEEELYDYVRDIYDETTWYKVKKYFTFGEEPFEFTGTEVIDANSDINTRNSGFKVNLKFSSQGSKKFELITGNLIGKRLAIILDNRVIIAPTVNQKITGGSAEITGIQTIDEARNVSALIKAGNLPVDLIKFQERTTGPTLGRDVVETIIKAGLLGLFVVMIYMIIFYGWMGLVADIALLFNSMLLLGILAGTNAILTLPGLAGIILTFGTTVDGNVIIYERIKEELRHGRPPLTAVRFGFDKAFWTLFDANLTTVLAGVVLYYFATGTVRGFAITLIIGTLGSMFTNLVVSRSILESTSHLINVKKYQKAAVEEGK; translated from the coding sequence GTGAAAGCGCATAGAGTTAGAGTAATTATATCAGTATTAGTTATACTAACAGCATTATTTATGTTTTTTTGGCCATCAAATGAAAATGTAGAAAATACGGGCGTATTAAAATATTTATCAAATATTAAGTTAGGTTTAGATATTCAAGGCGGAAGTATGTTAGAGTATGATATGAAATTAGATGAAGGTACAGATCCAAATGAAATTATAGACAATGTTATTCTTGTTTTAAGAAAAAGATTAGATGCTGCAGGATATACAGAAGCTGTGGTTACAAAAGTTGTTAGTGGAAACAAAATTAGAGTTCGTGTTGAAATTCCAGGAATTACAGATATTGAAACAGCAGAAAAATTAATTGGTAGTAGAGGAAAGTTATATTTTGCAGAAGTAGTTGAAGTTCAAACATCTGATACAAAACCAAATGTTTCAAGAAATAAATATGTAGTAATTAATGGGAAAGAAGAAGAATTATATGATTATGTAAGAGATATATATGATGAAACAACATGGTATAAGGTAAAGAAATACTTTACATTTGGCGAAGAGCCATTTGAATTTACTGGGACGGAAGTAATAGATGCAAATTCAGATATAAATACTAGAAATAGTGGTTTTAAAGTTAATTTGAAATTTAGTTCTCAAGGCAGTAAAAAATTTGAATTAATTACTGGTAATTTAATCGGAAAGAGATTAGCTATTATTTTAGATAATAGGGTTATAATTGCTCCTACTGTGAATCAAAAAATTACAGGTGGTAGTGCAGAAATAACAGGTATTCAAACTATTGATGAAGCAAGAAATGTTTCAGCACTAATAAAAGCTGGTAATTTACCAGTTGACTTAATTAAATTCCAAGAAAGAACTACAGGTCCTACATTAGGTAGAGATGTTGTTGAAACAATCATTAAAGCTGGATTATTAGGATTATTTGTTGTTATGATCTATATGATTATATTCTATGGTTGGATGGGATTAGTTGCTGATATTGCATTATTATTTAATTCAATGTTATTATTAGGAATATTAGCAGGTACTAATGCAATATTAACCCTACCAGGTCTTGCAGGTATTATTTTAACATTTGGTACAACTGTAGACGGAAACGTTATTATATATGAAAGAATTAAGGAAGAATTAAGGCATGGAAGGCCTCCTTTAACAGCCGTTAGATTTGGTTTTGATAAGGCATTTTGGACATTATTTGATGCTAATTTAACAACAGTATTAGCTGGAGTTGTATTGTACTACTTCGCTACAGGTACAGTTAGAGGGTTTGCAATTACTCTAATTATAGGTACTTTAGGAAGTATGTTTACTAATTTAGTAGTTTCAAGATCAATCCTTGAATCCACAAGTCATCTAATAAATGTGAAAAAATATCAAAAAGCGGCTGTAGAGGAGGGAAAATAA
- the yajC gene encoding preprotein translocase subunit YajC — translation MNFYSITNILFFGPPEAAAPQTSANTATASSGGFWGLLFPFILIFGMMYFLIILPQRRQEKKHRDMLSQLKKDDKILTQAGIVGKVVNINNDYVRIRTADKTELDITKSSIVAILSKSNKESKEEK, via the coding sequence ATGAATTTTTATAGCATAACAAATATTCTTTTTTTTGGTCCACCTGAAGCAGCAGCGCCGCAAACATCTGCTAATACTGCAACAGCATCATCTGGAGGTTTCTGGGGGTTACTATTTCCGTTTATATTAATTTTTGGTATGATGTATTTTTTAATTATTCTTCCTCAAAGAAGGCAAGAGAAAAAACATAGAGATATGTTATCTCAATTAAAAAAAGATGATAAAATTTTAACCCAAGCTGGTATAGTTGGTAAAGTAGTTAATATAAATAATGATTATGTTAGAATAAGAACTGCTGATAAAACAGAATTGGATATTACAAAAAGTTCAATAGTTGCAATTTTATCTAAATCAAATAAAGAAAGTAAAGAAGAAAAGTAA
- the murI gene encoding glutamate racemase — MKIGFFDSGIGGLTVLKKVVNTFKGHHYFYFGDTLNVPYGSKPIEKIIYILKDLFHFYEENGIDIVVAACNTSDSLILRNYIDINKYSFKYISILKNAVLQINKKEKVLLLATENTVRTGTYRELLISKDVSVHEIACPLFVPLIEEGIWHGPIAESIVNFYLKNQKSYDKIILGCTHYPILEKHINKVVNGNIIDPADGIVETLKNQIPVIYENPKIDFYVSGNINKFIHNTERILGKNNFNVSYNHLVLGENGVNLW; from the coding sequence ATGAAAATAGGTTTTTTTGATTCTGGAATAGGCGGTTTAACCGTTTTAAAAAAGGTGGTCAATACCTTTAAAGGCCACCACTATTTTTATTTTGGCGATACTTTAAATGTACCATATGGTTCTAAACCTATAGAAAAAATTATATATATATTAAAAGATTTATTCCATTTTTATGAAGAAAATGGAATAGATATTGTCGTTGCTGCCTGTAATACTTCTGATTCTCTAATATTAAGAAATTATATTGATATTAATAAATATAGTTTTAAATATATTAGTATTTTAAAAAATGCTGTTTTACAAATAAACAAAAAAGAAAAAGTATTACTACTTGCTACAGAAAACACTGTTAGAACAGGTACATATAGAGAATTATTGATTTCTAAAGATGTTTCTGTACATGAAATTGCTTGTCCTCTTTTTGTTCCTTTAATAGAAGAAGGAATTTGGCATGGCCCTATTGCCGAATCAATAGTAAATTTTTATTTAAAAAATCAAAAATCATATGATAAAATTATTTTAGGTTGTACTCATTATCCAATTTTAGAAAAACATATTAATAAGGTTGTCAATGGAAACATTATCGACCCAGCAGATGGGATAGTTGAAACACTTAAAAATCAAATCCCTGTAATATATGAAAATCCAAAGATTGATTTTTATGTTTCTGGAAATATAAATAAATTTATACATAATACAGAAAGAATATTGGGGAAAAATAATTTTAACGTTTCATATAATCACCTTGTTTTAGGGGAGAATGGGGTGAATTTATGGTAG
- the rapZ gene encoding RNase adapter RapZ translates to MVEKRKLLLITGLSGAGKTTILKILEDINYYTIDNIPPHLIDEFTAMLLNSTEINNIAFVSDIRWKDSEKLKMEILKIREKFKFSNIDFTVIFLDSSQETIKTRFMKSRRGHPLQSNYTSLDEAIENEVELMTPIKEISDYIIDTTNLEPSNFREKILEILNEKKANNTKIRIISFGFKYTPPNDLDYMFDVRFLPNPYYIKELYIKTGKDDEIKEYLEHFNETQETVESIYNLITKVQKWYSSTGRVSINVGIGCTGGRHRSVYIAEQLYYLLNQNNYNVSIYHRDIER, encoded by the coding sequence ATGGTAGAAAAAAGAAAATTATTATTAATTACTGGTTTATCAGGTGCTGGAAAAACTACAATATTAAAAATACTGGAAGATATTAATTATTATACAATTGATAATATACCTCCACATTTAATAGATGAATTTACTGCTATGCTTCTTAATAGCACTGAAATAAATAATATTGCTTTTGTTAGTGATATTAGATGGAAAGATTCTGAAAAACTGAAAATGGAAATACTAAAAATACGAGAAAAATTTAAATTTTCAAATATTGATTTTACAGTAATATTTTTAGATTCTTCCCAAGAAACTATAAAAACTAGGTTTATGAAATCAAGAAGAGGGCATCCTCTACAAAGCAATTATACTTCTTTAGATGAGGCTATTGAAAATGAAGTAGAATTAATGACCCCAATAAAAGAGATATCAGATTATATTATTGATACAACAAATTTAGAGCCATCTAACTTTAGAGAAAAAATTCTTGAAATTTTAAATGAAAAAAAAGCAAATAACACTAAAATAAGAATAATAAGTTTTGGTTTTAAATATACTCCACCAAATGATTTAGATTATATGTTTGATGTTAGATTTTTACCAAATCCATATTATATAAAAGAATTATATATAAAAACAGGAAAAGATGATGAAATCAAAGAATATTTAGAACACTTTAATGAAACACAAGAAACAGTTGAATCAATATATAATTTAATAACCAAAGTTCAAAAATGGTATTCTTCAACTGGAAGAGTATCTATAAATGTCGGTATAGGATGTACAGGAGGGCGACATCGTTCTGTATATATTGCCGAACAATTATATTATTTATTAAATCAAAATAATTACAATGTCTCTATTTATCATAGAGATATTGAAAGGTGA
- the whiA gene encoding DNA-binding protein WhiA, whose translation MSFFSEKVKLELVNTKIDYPEIELFGFIKGKGSFVINGDQYFLKLSVSSMNTLKRVYKISKEIFEEWITTYIKVEKRLKLGRMGELYFNLMHAKIVFDDKKIDIFSDKIPSYISSDPYLFGIFFRGLFLSCGSVSITKNYHFEIFSDFTEDFAQMIIKILHNLIGIKANYINKNNKIKIYIKSSNDILNVLELIGAHNSAEEISNIIKVRELKSNVSRTFNFISANASKTAESASKQIKDIELIIKNNLFEDLPNDLKEIAMYRLENESDSLSEMAENLNISKSTLYYKLKKIEKLAKEIRGEKK comes from the coding sequence ATGTCTTTCTTTTCAGAAAAGGTAAAATTAGAGTTAGTTAACACAAAAATTGATTATCCTGAAATAGAACTTTTTGGTTTTATTAAAGGTAAAGGGAGTTTTGTAATAAATGGCGATCAATATTTTTTGAAATTATCTGTATCTTCAATGAATACATTAAAAAGAGTATACAAAATTTCAAAAGAAATATTTGAAGAATGGATTACAACATATATAAAGGTTGAAAAAAGACTAAAGTTAGGTAGAATGGGTGAGTTATATTTTAATTTAATGCATGCAAAAATTGTTTTTGACGATAAAAAAATTGATATATTTTCCGATAAAATTCCATCTTATATTTCATCAGATCCTTACCTCTTTGGAATTTTCTTTAGAGGATTATTTTTAAGTTGTGGTTCTGTTTCTATAACGAAAAATTATCATTTTGAAATATTTTCTGATTTCACTGAAGATTTTGCTCAAATGATAATAAAAATTTTACATAATCTTATAGGAATCAAAGCTAATTATATAAATAAAAATAATAAAATAAAAATATATATAAAATCTTCTAATGATATATTGAATGTATTAGAATTAATTGGTGCACATAACTCAGCAGAGGAAATTTCTAATATAATAAAAGTTCGCGAATTAAAAAGTAACGTATCGCGAACGTTTAATTTTATCTCTGCCAATGCTTCAAAAACAGCTGAAAGTGCTTCAAAACAAATTAAAGATATTGAATTAATAATAAAAAATAATTTGTTCGAAGATTTACCCAATGATTTAAAAGAAATCGCTATGTACAGATTAGAAAATGAAAGTGATAGCTTAAGTGAAATGGCTGAGAACTTAAATATTTCAAAATCTACATTGTATTATAAATTAAAAAAGATAGAAAAATTAGCAAAAGAAATTAGAGGTGAAAAAAAATGA
- the nrdR gene encoding transcriptional regulator NrdR, translating to MKCPYCGHDETRVLDSRTIAEGTVTRRRRECLKCNSRFTTYERYETHKIFVIKKNGQRELFDRKKILNGLIKACYKRAISYEEIESIAAQVEENIRKLGVSEIESVKIGDMVMYELKKIDHVAYVRFASVYKEFGDLDHFVKIINDLKKKEDK from the coding sequence ATGAAATGCCCATATTGCGGACACGATGAAACTCGGGTATTAGATTCACGGACTATTGCAGAAGGAACTGTAACTAGAAGAAGAAGAGAATGTTTAAAATGTAATAGCAGATTCACTACTTACGAAAGATATGAAACACATAAAATATTTGTAATTAAAAAGAACGGTCAAAGAGAATTGTTTGATAGAAAAAAAATATTAAACGGTTTAATAAAAGCATGTTATAAAAGAGCTATTAGTTATGAAGAAATTGAAAGTATTGCTGCGCAAGTTGAAGAAAACATAAGAAAATTAGGTGTATCTGAAATTGAAAGTGTTAAAATTGGTGATATGGTAATGTATGAACTTAAAAAAATAGATCATGTTGCATATGTTAGGTTTGCTTCAGTATATAAAGAATTTGGCGATTTAGATCATTTTGTAAAAATAATTAATGATTTGAAAAAGAAAGAAGATAAATAA
- the greA gene encoding transcription elongation factor GreA, with protein MVPGEKIQLTKEGYENLLKEKEILKKRLMTEIAERIKEARELGDLSENSEYEEAKNEQGKIDSRIKEIDYILDNAEVIDESESNNDEVNLGNTVIVKDLRKNIEETYKIVNSQEADIFSNPKKISSESPLGKSLLKKRIGDRIKFKTPANVERELEILAILKYGGA; from the coding sequence ATGGTTCCAGGAGAGAAGATTCAATTAACAAAAGAAGGTTATGAAAATTTATTAAAAGAAAAAGAAATTCTAAAGAAAAGATTAATGACTGAAATCGCTGAAAGAATTAAAGAAGCTAGGGAACTTGGTGATTTATCTGAAAACAGTGAATACGAAGAAGCTAAAAACGAACAAGGTAAAATCGATTCTAGAATTAAAGAAATAGACTATATTTTAGATAATGCAGAAGTTATTGATGAATCTGAAAGTAATAATGATGAAGTAAACTTAGGAAATACTGTAATAGTTAAGGATTTAAGAAAAAATATCGAAGAAACATATAAAATTGTTAATTCACAAGAAGCAGATATTTTTTCTAACCCTAAAAAAATTAGTTCAGAGTCTCCTTTAGGAAAATCGTTATTAAAAAAGAGAATTGGAGATAGAATTAAATTTAAAACCCCTGCTAATGTTGAACGAGAATTAGAAATATTGGCTATTTTAAAATATGGAGGTGCTTGA
- the lysS gene encoding lysine--tRNA ligase: protein MEVLELSDLREQKLKLIEEIRNEGRNPYPYRFEKDMKVEEIKEKYGNISDGELLENDIFKFAGRVMSIRKHGKSAFIVLKDDTGRIQAYIKKDKVPDGKFDEFKKYMDIGDWVGLEGFPFKTHTGELTILILNFEILSKALRPLPEKWHGLKDREIKYRQRYVDMIANDESLKTFVTRFKAIRYIREFLHSKGFIEVETPVLHPILGGANARPFVTHLNVYDVDMYLRIAPELYLKRLVVGGMEKVFEIGKNFRNEGVSYKHNPEFTMMELYQAYADYTDMMKLTEDVLSYVVEKIHGTTKINYQGVEIDFKPPFKRVKMRDFIKEHLGVDILEDPDEKLVEVLKENGVEVSVEDKGHYIDELWSLVEHHIVQPTFVLEHPVEISPLAKRHREDPRVTERFELIIYGRELANAFSELNDPVDQLQRFKKQVELKDMGDEEAQMMDLDFVRALEYGLPPTGGLGIGIDRFVMFLTNAETIRDVIAYPIVKPMNFEDEENLFESDE from the coding sequence ATGGAGGTGCTTGAGTTGAGCGATTTAAGAGAGCAAAAATTAAAATTGATTGAAGAAATCAGAAACGAAGGAAGAAACCCATATCCCTATAGATTCGAAAAAGATATGAAGGTTGAAGAAATCAAAGAAAAATATGGAAACATTTCAGACGGCGAACTATTAGAAAATGATATTTTTAAATTTGCTGGAAGAGTTATGTCTATTAGAAAACACGGAAAATCCGCTTTTATAGTTTTAAAAGATGATACTGGAAGAATACAAGCATATATAAAAAAAGATAAAGTTCCTGATGGAAAATTTGATGAATTTAAAAAATATATGGATATTGGTGATTGGGTTGGATTAGAAGGATTTCCATTTAAAACACATACAGGAGAGTTAACTATATTAATTCTCAACTTCGAAATACTCTCAAAAGCATTAAGACCATTACCAGAAAAATGGCATGGATTAAAAGATAGGGAAATAAAATATAGACAAAGATATGTTGACATGATTGCTAATGATGAAAGTTTAAAAACTTTTGTTACTAGATTTAAAGCAATTAGATATATTAGAGAATTTTTACACTCAAAAGGATTTATAGAAGTAGAAACACCTGTTTTACACCCAATTTTAGGTGGAGCTAATGCTAGACCTTTTGTTACACATTTAAATGTATATGATGTTGATATGTATTTAAGAATTGCCCCTGAATTATACTTAAAAAGACTAGTAGTTGGTGGAATGGAAAAAGTATTTGAAATTGGTAAAAATTTCAGAAATGAAGGTGTTTCTTACAAACATAATCCAGAATTCACAATGATGGAATTATATCAAGCATATGCTGATTATACTGATATGATGAAATTAACAGAAGATGTTTTATCTTATGTTGTTGAAAAAATTCATGGTACAACCAAAATTAATTACCAAGGTGTTGAAATTGACTTTAAACCTCCTTTTAAAAGAGTAAAAATGAGAGATTTTATAAAAGAACATTTAGGTGTTGATATTTTAGAAGATCCTGATGAAAAATTAGTAGAAGTGCTAAAAGAAAATGGTGTCGAAGTATCTGTTGAAGATAAAGGGCATTATATAGATGAATTATGGTCATTAGTTGAACATCATATTGTACAACCAACATTTGTTTTAGAACATCCCGTTGAAATTTCACCATTAGCAAAAAGACATAGAGAAGACCCAAGAGTTACTGAAAGATTTGAATTAATTATATATGGAAGAGAATTAGCAAATGCTTTTAGTGAATTAAATGATCCTGTTGATCAATTACAAAGATTTAAAAAACAAGTTGAGTTAAAAGATATGGGTGATGAAGAAGCCCAAATGATGGATTTAGACTTTGTCAGAGCTCTAGAATATGGATTACCTCCAACAGGCGGTTTGGGTATTGGTATAGATAGATTTGTAATGTTCTTAACCAACGCTGAAACTATTAGAGATGTTATAGCTTATCCTATTGTTAAGCCTATGAATTTTGAAGATGAAGAAAATTTATTTGAATCTGATGAATAA
- the rpmB gene encoding 50S ribosomal protein L28, with protein sequence MARVCEVCGKRPTAGNNVAHSKVTTRRWWKPNIQKVKVLLEDGTVKRMNVCTSCLKAGKVKRAI encoded by the coding sequence ATGGCTAGAGTTTGTGAAGTTTGCGGAAAAAGACCTACTGCTGGAAATAATGTTGCTCACTCAAAAGTTACAACAAGAAGATGGTGGAAACCAAACATTCAAAAAGTTAAAGTTTTATTAGAAGATGGAACAGTAAAAAGAATGAATGTTTGTACAAGTTGTTTAAAAGCTGGAAAAGTTAAAAGAGCAATTTAA